A DNA window from Desulfofalx alkaliphila DSM 12257 contains the following coding sequences:
- a CDS encoding GNAT family N-acetyltransferase, with protein sequence MYYKIISTGKHNELLWENQAINDIKAFMQAVSVTYGLDFKLVFKKNSKYVKVVLLDAHPRETDNWRAEFQFRTCGKNNGGIFLKFIRFPVRLQGKGLGTYCVNWLEDLANKYGFKYIVFSAYNSADGFWRKLGYQYSNNEEFIQELYFSN encoded by the coding sequence ATGTACTATAAAATTATTTCCACAGGTAAACACAATGAATTGCTATGGGAAAACCAGGCAATAAATGATATAAAGGCCTTTATGCAGGCAGTGTCTGTCACCTATGGCTTAGATTTTAAACTTGTTTTCAAAAAAAATTCTAAGTATGTTAAGGTGGTATTATTGGACGCCCACCCTAGGGAGACTGATAACTGGAGGGCTGAGTTCCAATTTCGCACCTGCGGCAAAAATAACGGGGGTATATTTTTAAAGTTTATTAGATTTCCCGTAAGGCTGCAGGGAAAGGGTTTAGGTACCTATTGTGTTAACTGGCTGGAAGACCTTGCAAATAAGTACGGTTTTAAATATATAGTCTTCAGTGCATATAATTCTGCAGACGGTTTTTGGCGCAAATTAGGCTATCAGTATAGTAATAATGAAGAATTTATTCAAGAACTATATTTTAGCAATTGA
- a CDS encoding class I adenylate-forming enzyme family protein, whose amino-acid sequence MGNMNLPLRLKELGDLLPDHQAIIYRGQRISYKQLSNMVDKLVAGLLSMGVKAGDRIIISLANCPEFVISYYASLTMNAVVVPLNPDYTLGELRVIVNDCQPAVVITSAKGLSLFRQLEDRQPHQRKLVVVDADEAIAGAIAFDDLINRNDAGNESFFYKEDETIELLYTSGTTGVPKGAMLTHKNLYSNASTITQLMKTNEKDRVMLVAPAYHAAAQTACMNHAVCAGATLVIHKRWPGPKTVLKDFEDQKITIFFGPPIFYTILCNYSQRADYDTGSLRICLSGASSLPEVIFNKFKESFGVEITEGYGLSETSPVVSLTPPFGLKKIGSVGLPIPGVEVQIVDERKKELAHGQVGEIVVKGPNVMKGYYNKETETRAVLRDGWFHTGDLGYKDEDGYIYIVDRKKDLIIRAGLNIYPREIEELLLTHPDVLDVAVIGVADSLHGEEIKAFIVTRTGEEIDVKELRNFCKGKIASYKIPKYFKFSKALPKNAAGKTLKKVLRTIEEDD is encoded by the coding sequence ATGGGTAATATGAACCTGCCGCTGCGTTTGAAGGAACTTGGTGACCTCTTACCTGACCACCAGGCTATTATATATAGAGGGCAGCGTATAAGTTATAAACAGCTTTCTAACATGGTAGATAAACTTGTGGCCGGCCTTTTGTCAATGGGGGTAAAAGCCGGTGACCGAATTATCATTTCCCTTGCCAACTGCCCGGAGTTCGTTATTAGCTACTATGCATCACTAACCATGAATGCCGTTGTGGTACCGCTTAACCCCGATTACACCTTAGGGGAATTGAGGGTGATCGTCAATGATTGTCAGCCGGCGGTGGTAATTACTTCTGCCAAAGGCCTAAGTCTGTTTAGGCAATTAGAAGACCGACAGCCACATCAACGAAAGCTGGTGGTGGTAGATGCAGATGAAGCCATTGCCGGCGCAATAGCATTTGATGATTTAATAAACCGCAATGATGCCGGCAATGAAAGCTTTTTCTATAAGGAAGATGAAACCATAGAATTACTTTACACCTCCGGCACCACCGGTGTGCCTAAGGGGGCCATGTTAACACACAAAAACCTATATAGCAATGCCAGCACCATTACCCAATTAATGAAAACCAATGAAAAGGATAGGGTGATGCTGGTTGCCCCTGCCTATCATGCGGCAGCCCAAACGGCTTGTATGAACCATGCTGTGTGTGCCGGGGCCACCTTGGTGATACACAAACGGTGGCCCGGACCCAAAACGGTCTTAAAGGATTTTGAGGATCAAAAAATAACCATCTTTTTTGGCCCGCCTATTTTTTATACCATATTATGTAACTACTCGCAGAGGGCTGATTATGATACCGGCTCCTTGAGAATCTGCCTGAGCGGTGCATCCTCTCTCCCTGAAGTTATCTTCAACAAATTTAAGGAATCCTTTGGGGTAGAGATTACCGAAGGCTATGGCCTGTCAGAAACATCGCCGGTGGTGTCCCTGACGCCTCCCTTTGGGTTAAAAAAGATAGGTTCGGTTGGTCTGCCCATTCCGGGGGTTGAAGTACAGATAGTTGATGAGAGAAAGAAAGAGCTGGCCCATGGACAGGTGGGAGAAATTGTTGTAAAGGGTCCCAACGTCATGAAGGGTTATTATAACAAAGAGACCGAAACCCGTGCGGTCTTAAGGGACGGTTGGTTTCATACCGGTGACTTAGGCTATAAGGATGAAGACGGTTATATTTATATTGTGGACCGCAAGAAAGACTTAATAATAAGGGCTGGGCTAAACATCTATCCCCGGGAAATTGAAGAGCTGCTGCTCACTCACCCCGACGTTTTAGATGTGGCGGTAATAGGTGTTGCTGACAGCTTACACGGAGAAGAAATCAAAGCCTTTATTGTCACCCGCACAGGAGAAGAGATAGATGTTAAGGAACTGAGGAATTTTTGCAAGGGCAAAATCGCATCTTATAAAATCCCCAAATACTTTAAATTTAGCAAGGCACTGCCTAAAAACGCAGCGGGCAAAACTCTTAAAAAGGTGTTGCGCACCATTGAAGAAGATGATTAA
- a CDS encoding undecaprenyl diphosphate synthase family protein, whose protein sequence is MQKFKRLPKHVGIIPDGNRRWAQRQGLPKESGYDKGIDPGFALYETCLELGIPEVTFYGFTQDNTKRPAVQKKAFQKACVDAVKRLANHDASLLVIGNTDSPQFPEELLPFTTRRHFGRGLIKINFLVNYGWKWDLDQGIANSANNKNLHQAIASSDISRIDLIVRWGGRRRLSGFLPVQSIYADFYVVDHLWPDFQRDHFYEALKWYQEQDITLGG, encoded by the coding sequence ATGCAAAAATTTAAACGTTTACCTAAGCATGTGGGAATAATACCCGACGGTAATAGAAGATGGGCCCAGCGGCAAGGATTACCTAAAGAATCAGGCTATGATAAGGGCATTGATCCGGGCTTTGCCTTATATGAAACATGCCTAGAATTGGGCATCCCGGAGGTTACCTTTTACGGTTTTACCCAAGATAACACAAAGCGTCCCGCTGTTCAAAAAAAAGCTTTTCAAAAGGCCTGCGTTGACGCCGTAAAAAGGTTGGCTAACCATGACGCTTCGCTGCTGGTAATTGGCAACACAGATTCACCGCAATTTCCTGAAGAACTACTACCCTTTACCACCCGCCGGCATTTTGGCCGGGGATTAATTAAAATTAACTTTCTTGTTAATTACGGTTGGAAGTGGGATTTAGACCAGGGCATCGCCAACAGCGCCAACAATAAAAACCTGCATCAGGCCATAGCATCCTCCGACATTTCAAGAATTGATTTAATTGTTCGGTGGGGCGGCAGAAGAAGATTAAGCGGTTTTTTACCGGTACAATCAATATATGCTGATTTCTATGTGGTAGACCACCTTTGGCCGGATTTTCAACGGGATCACTTTTATGAGGCTTTAAAATGGTACCAAGAGCAGGATATTACACTGGGTGGATGA
- a CDS encoding universal stress protein, with amino-acid sequence MGLGKKRIKINTEVLIGDPADSICRFSKGGYELIVMGSRALGELKGFFMGSVSKRVVRPARCPVLIYR; translated from the coding sequence GTGGGACTTGGTAAGAAGAGAATAAAAATTAACACCGAGGTGCTCATAGGTGATCCGGCAGATTCAATATGTCGGTTCAGTAAAGGCGGCTACGAGCTAATTGTTATGGGCAGTAGAGCTTTGGGGGAACTAAAGGGCTTTTTTATGGGCAGCGTAAGCAAGAGGGTGGTAAGACCTGCCAGGTGCCCGGTTTTAATTTATCGCTAA
- a CDS encoding zinc ribbon domain-containing protein, with protein MINLQKLWDMQQLEARQGKIERMLKQNDIVLELRRIKRNIEAGQREFKSMKERYRALEREIDQEDYQVGELKKQITELNGKLFGGEMLNKKEIAGAEKRIAALKRQVNETENAGIMLLEEQEILKNKLLKLSEILKEQREEFYLLRERYYQMQKKNQDELSQIIQSKEKLSQGIDGEVMQLFYKMQEKLKKPVAKVEDGVCGGCHMTVTFDKLKELKKNKIVKCDNCGRLIFKK; from the coding sequence ATGATCAACTTGCAGAAACTTTGGGATATGCAACAACTGGAAGCAAGGCAAGGCAAAATCGAAAGGATGCTCAAACAAAATGATATCGTCCTAGAATTAAGGCGGATTAAGCGGAACATTGAGGCCGGTCAGCGGGAATTTAAGTCTATGAAAGAAAGGTATAGGGCCCTGGAAAGAGAAATAGATCAAGAGGATTATCAAGTGGGTGAACTCAAAAAACAAATAACAGAACTAAATGGCAAGCTCTTTGGCGGCGAAATGCTGAATAAGAAAGAAATAGCAGGTGCAGAAAAGAGAATAGCTGCCCTGAAGAGGCAGGTAAATGAGACTGAAAATGCCGGTATCATGTTGCTGGAGGAGCAGGAGATATTAAAAAATAAGCTCTTAAAATTAAGTGAAATACTGAAAGAGCAAAGGGAAGAATTTTATCTGCTCAGGGAGCGCTATTACCAAATGCAAAAGAAAAACCAAGATGAGCTATCCCAAATTATCCAGAGCAAAGAAAAACTATCCCAGGGCATTGACGGTGAAGTAATGCAGCTATTTTATAAAATGCAAGAAAAGCTAAAAAAACCGGTGGCTAAGGTTGAGGACGGTGTGTGCGGCGGATGCCATATGACGGTTACCTTTGATAAGTTAAAAGAACTGAAAAAGAATAAAATAGTAAAGTGCGACAATTGCGGCAGATTGATCTTTAAAAAATAA
- a CDS encoding Nif3-like dinuclear metal center hexameric protein gives MSIKNKQIFKMIEELAPKHLAEEWDNVGLQIGSAANEVQRVLLALDIDEEVVQEAEYHRAQLIITHHPLLIKAIKNINVDTPKGGLIARLLSKGITVYAAHTNLDSAAGGVNSVLAEKLGLQDIHVLHVTGTEKYIKLAVFVPAEDVEQVAAALSGAGAGWIGNYSDCSFRTAGVGTFRPGEGTNPHIGEQSKLEFVEEVKIETIVPQEKILPVIKAMIAAHPYEEVAYDLYPLQNRGPAYGLGRIGTLSREQNFGEFARHVKELLGLEVIKAGGPSDKTIKTVALCGGSAGELWPKAAAKGADVFISGDIKYHTAQDIIAAGLCFIDAGHFHTEFPVIEKLYNYLTSRCAENNLEIEFIISKSQKDPFVYF, from the coding sequence ATGTCGATAAAGAACAAACAAATATTTAAAATGATAGAAGAGCTGGCACCTAAGCACCTGGCCGAAGAGTGGGACAATGTGGGCCTGCAAATAGGAAGTGCTGCCAATGAGGTGCAGCGTGTGCTTTTAGCCCTGGATATAGATGAAGAGGTGGTGCAAGAGGCCGAGTACCACCGGGCACAGCTGATTATCACCCATCATCCCCTGTTAATCAAGGCAATAAAAAATATTAATGTGGACACCCCAAAGGGTGGCTTAATAGCGCGGTTGTTAAGTAAAGGCATTACGGTCTATGCTGCACATACTAATTTAGACAGTGCAGCAGGCGGTGTAAACAGTGTGCTGGCAGAAAAGCTGGGCCTGCAGGATATCCATGTGCTGCATGTAACCGGCACCGAAAAATATATTAAACTGGCGGTTTTTGTGCCGGCAGAGGATGTGGAGCAGGTGGCTGCCGCCCTTAGCGGCGCCGGTGCCGGCTGGATTGGTAACTACAGCGACTGTAGCTTTAGAACCGCCGGTGTGGGCACCTTTCGCCCCGGGGAGGGCACAAACCCCCATATCGGTGAGCAGTCCAAGTTAGAATTTGTAGAAGAAGTGAAAATAGAAACAATAGTGCCCCAAGAAAAGATTCTGCCGGTGATTAAAGCAATGATTGCCGCCCATCCTTACGAGGAGGTGGCCTATGACTTATATCCTTTACAAAACCGGGGGCCGGCCTATGGTTTAGGCAGAATAGGTACTTTAAGCCGGGAACAGAACTTCGGTGAATTTGCCCGGCATGTTAAAGAGTTATTAGGCTTGGAGGTAATTAAAGCCGGCGGTCCGTCAGATAAAACAATAAAAACTGTGGCGTTGTGTGGCGGCTCAGCCGGTGAACTGTGGCCTAAAGCTGCCGCCAAGGGGGCCGATGTGTTTATATCAGGCGATATTAAATATCATACTGCCCAAGACATTATCGCAGCGGGCTTGTGTTTTATTGATGCCGGTCATTTTCATACTGAATTTCCGGTAATTGAAAAATTATATAATTACCTGACTTCCCGCTGTGCTGAAAACAATTTAGAAATTGAATTCATTATATCAAAATCGCAAAAGGATCCCTTTGTATACTTTTAG
- the rpoD gene encoding RNA polymerase sigma factor RpoD: MRDEQKPDYFKELLEKGKKRGALTYKEIMDTLQGADLTPEQIDDIYEKLASKGIEVVPEASDIETLNPAESMETDSTDENVTEEVDVDLSVPEGVGIDDPVRMYLKEIGRVPLLTPEEEVALAKRMEEGDEEAKRRLAEANLRLVVSIAKRYVGRGMLFLDLIQEGNLGLIKAVEKFDYRKGYKFSTYATWWIRQAITRAIADQARTIRIPVHMVETINKLIRVSRQLLQELGREPTPEEIAKEMDITEEKVREIMKIAQEPVSLETPIGEEEDSHLGDFIEDQDAKAPAEEASYTLLREQLDDVLHTLTDREQKVLRLRFGLDDGRARTLEEVGQKFGVTRERIRQIEAKTLRKLRHPSRSKKLKDYLD; this comes from the coding sequence ATGAGGGACGAACAGAAACCAGATTATTTTAAGGAATTGTTGGAAAAGGGTAAAAAGCGTGGTGCTCTTACCTATAAAGAAATAATGGATACACTGCAGGGGGCTGACTTAACTCCTGAGCAAATTGATGACATTTATGAAAAATTAGCCAGTAAAGGAATAGAAGTTGTACCGGAAGCCTCTGATATAGAAACACTTAATCCTGCAGAAAGTATGGAGACAGATAGTACCGATGAGAATGTAACAGAAGAGGTGGATGTGGACCTATCCGTTCCTGAGGGGGTCGGTATAGATGACCCGGTTCGCATGTATCTCAAGGAAATTGGCCGTGTCCCTTTATTAACGCCCGAGGAAGAAGTTGCGCTGGCCAAGCGAATGGAGGAGGGCGACGAGGAGGCTAAGAGAAGGCTGGCCGAGGCAAACCTGCGCCTGGTGGTGAGCATAGCTAAACGCTATGTGGGCCGCGGCATGTTGTTTTTAGATTTAATTCAAGAAGGCAACCTAGGCCTGATTAAGGCGGTAGAAAAATTTGATTACCGCAAGGGTTATAAGTTTAGTACCTATGCCACATGGTGGATTAGACAGGCCATAACCAGGGCCATTGCAGACCAGGCCCGTACCATTCGTATTCCGGTACACATGGTGGAAACCATCAATAAGTTAATTCGTGTTTCTCGCCAGCTGCTACAGGAACTGGGAAGGGAGCCTACACCGGAAGAAATTGCAAAAGAAATGGATATCACCGAAGAAAAGGTCCGTGAGATTATGAAAATTGCCCAGGAGCCGGTTTCATTGGAAACCCCCATCGGTGAAGAGGAAGACTCTCATTTAGGGGACTTTATAGAAGACCAAGATGCCAAGGCGCCGGCTGAAGAGGCATCGTATACGCTGCTAAGGGAGCAATTGGATGATGTGTTACACACCTTAACAGACAGGGAGCAGAAGGTATTAAGGCTGCGGTTTGGTTTGGATGACGGCCGTGCCCGTACATTAGAGGAAGTGGGACAAAAGTTCGGTGTCACAAGGGAGAGAATTCGCCAAATTGAAGCCAAGACCCTGCGCAAGTTGCGTCATCCCAGCCGCAGTAAAAAGCTGAAGGATTATTTAGACTAG
- a CDS encoding tRNA (adenine(22)-N(1))-methyltransferase: MNYPGLSKRLSILAGYVEQGKIIADIGTDHGYLPIALVKSGKCPKAIACDVNKKPLEVAAKNITANGLDSKIELRRGDGLQVVQPGEVQVVIIAGMGGNTMKKILQEAPAVLDSLEGLILQPMADEESLRRWLVTNNWSLVDETLAYEEGRLYTFIVCRQGNERQYSDVELEIGPRLIEKRHPLLPALLDRHIIKYNKILDGLEKSNKPQAKEKAHYIKERIRQIGEVANHVDKEQTNI; the protein is encoded by the coding sequence ATGAACTATCCTGGATTAAGTAAACGTTTATCAATTTTAGCCGGCTATGTGGAGCAGGGAAAAATTATAGCGGATATCGGCACTGACCATGGCTACCTGCCCATAGCCTTGGTAAAATCGGGGAAATGCCCCAAGGCCATTGCCTGTGATGTAAATAAAAAGCCCTTGGAAGTGGCAGCTAAAAATATAACTGCCAATGGATTAGACAGCAAAATAGAACTGCGCCGGGGAGACGGGCTACAGGTGGTCCAACCCGGCGAGGTGCAAGTGGTGATTATTGCCGGTATGGGCGGTAACACCATGAAAAAGATCTTACAAGAGGCGCCTGCCGTATTGGATTCTTTAGAGGGGCTGATACTGCAGCCCATGGCAGATGAAGAAAGCCTAAGGCGATGGCTGGTGACCAATAATTGGAGCTTGGTAGACGAGACCTTGGCCTATGAAGAGGGGCGATTGTATACCTTTATTGTCTGCCGGCAGGGAAATGAGCGGCAATATAGCGATGTGGAACTGGAAATTGGCCCGCGGTTAATTGAAAAAAGACATCCCCTATTGCCTGCTTTGTTGGATAGACATATAATTAAGTACAATAAAATACTTGATGGGTTGGAAAAAAGCAATAAACCCCAGGCTAAAGAGAAAGCTCACTATATAAAGGAAAGAATACGACAGATTGGTGAGGTGGCAAATCATGTCGATAAAGAACAAACAAATATTTAA